A window of the Streptomyces griseochromogenes genome harbors these coding sequences:
- a CDS encoding winged helix-turn-helix domain-containing protein, producing the protein MSETPQPPALDRELHHPTRLALAAYLSACGEAEFAVLRDYCQVSDSTMSKTLSALEKTGYVSVRKGYFGKRPRTWAALTLTGRRAVERHLAALEEIASAARRAGTETDNP; encoded by the coding sequence ATGAGCGAGACGCCTCAGCCCCCGGCCCTGGACCGCGAACTCCACCACCCCACCCGGCTGGCACTGGCCGCCTACCTCTCGGCGTGCGGCGAGGCGGAGTTCGCCGTGCTGCGGGACTACTGCCAGGTGTCCGACTCGACGATGAGCAAGACGCTCTCCGCCCTGGAGAAGACGGGCTACGTCAGCGTCCGCAAAGGCTACTTCGGCAAGCGCCCGCGCACCTGGGCCGCTCTCACGCTCACCGGCCGCAGGGCCGTCGAGCGCCATCTGGCGGCCCTGGAGGAGATCGCGTCGGCGGCCCGCAGGGCGGGGACGGAGACGGACAACCCCTAG
- a CDS encoding SDR family NAD(P)-dependent oxidoreductase, protein MTTIAIIGAGPGLGAAVARRFGREGFDVALVARDRRRLDDLVEELAADGVTARGFPADVRKPEELVAALAAAVGALGTIEVLQYSPVPHRDFMRPVLETRYRDLLGPIEFSVYGPVAAVQQVLPGMRALGRGTILFVNGGSAAVPHPERAGTSIAFAAESAYGHLLHDRLTREGIHVAQLVIPGAITPGHVRKDPAVLADTLWGMHRDRHGFRHYADDLDS, encoded by the coding sequence ATGACCACCATCGCCATCATCGGCGCCGGGCCCGGGCTCGGGGCAGCGGTCGCCCGGCGGTTCGGACGGGAGGGGTTCGATGTCGCCCTCGTCGCCCGGGACCGGCGGCGGCTGGACGATCTCGTCGAGGAACTCGCGGCCGACGGCGTCACCGCGCGCGGGTTCCCCGCCGACGTGCGCAAGCCGGAGGAACTGGTGGCCGCCCTGGCCGCCGCCGTCGGCGCGCTCGGCACCATCGAGGTGCTGCAGTACAGCCCGGTTCCGCACCGGGACTTCATGCGGCCCGTGCTGGAGACCCGGTACCGGGACCTGCTCGGGCCGATCGAGTTCTCGGTGTACGGGCCGGTCGCGGCGGTGCAGCAGGTGCTGCCGGGCATGCGGGCGCTGGGCCGCGGGACCATCCTGTTCGTGAACGGCGGGAGCGCCGCCGTACCGCATCCGGAGCGGGCCGGCACCTCCATCGCCTTCGCCGCGGAGAGCGCCTACGGGCACCTGCTGCACGACCGGCTCACCCGCGAGGGGATCCATGTCGCGCAGCTGGTGATTCCGGGAGCCATCACCCCCGGGCACGTGCGCAAGGACCCCGCCGTGCTCGCGGACACCCTGTGGGGCATGCACCGCGACCGGCACGGGTTCCGGCACTACGCCGACGACCTGGACAGCTGA
- a CDS encoding MIP/aquaporin family protein: MAVEIPSLIKPSRLRSRGGLLGECVAEFLGTFVLISFGCGVVAMAVAALPGSGRAATPTTIFLAAGDWLLITWGWAFAVVFGVYVAGGVSGAHINPAVTLAMAVRRGFSWAKVVPFWFSQVAGALTGAALVYLVYHDAISAYDHAAPGPKVNGHTNATFSIFATFPAPYFHGGIWGPLIDQIVGTAFLLMFIAAIVDLRNQAVKANLGPLMVGFAVAAIGMSYGANAGYAINPARDLGPRLFTYAAGWQSLAFPGAVSGSYSGFWWIPIVGPLVGAVIGILVYDLFIGDVLVVRQQMAELPEPGRTRGVEEE; this comes from the coding sequence ATGGCTGTCGAAATACCGTCGCTCATCAAGCCCTCCCGGCTCAGGAGCCGTGGCGGGCTGCTGGGCGAGTGCGTGGCGGAGTTCCTCGGGACCTTCGTCCTCATCTCCTTCGGCTGCGGCGTGGTCGCGATGGCGGTCGCCGCGCTGCCCGGTTCGGGCCGTGCGGCAACCCCGACGACGATCTTCCTCGCGGCCGGCGACTGGCTGCTGATCACCTGGGGCTGGGCGTTCGCCGTCGTCTTCGGCGTGTATGTGGCCGGCGGCGTCAGCGGTGCCCACATCAACCCGGCGGTGACGCTGGCGATGGCCGTGCGCCGCGGGTTCTCCTGGGCCAAGGTCGTGCCGTTCTGGTTCTCGCAGGTCGCCGGCGCGCTCACCGGGGCCGCGCTGGTCTACCTCGTCTACCACGACGCGATCAGCGCCTACGACCACGCCGCGCCGGGGCCGAAGGTGAACGGGCACACCAACGCCACGTTCTCCATTTTCGCGACCTTCCCGGCCCCCTACTTCCACGGCGGCATCTGGGGCCCGCTGATCGACCAGATCGTCGGCACGGCCTTCCTGCTCATGTTCATCGCTGCCATCGTCGACCTGCGCAACCAGGCCGTGAAGGCCAACCTCGGCCCGTTGATGGTGGGCTTCGCGGTCGCCGCCATCGGCATGTCCTACGGCGCCAACGCGGGGTACGCCATCAACCCGGCCCGTGACTTGGGGCCGCGGCTGTTCACCTATGCGGCGGGATGGCAGAGCCTGGCCTTCCCGGGCGCCGTGTCCGGCTCGTACAGCGGCTTCTGGTGGATCCCGATCGTCGGGCCGCTGGTCGGCGCCGTGATCGGGATCCTGGTGTACGACCTGTTCATCGGTGATGTGCTGGTCGTGCGCCAGCAGATGGCCGAGCTGCCCGAGCCCGGCCGTACGCGGGGCGTGGAGGAGGAGTAG
- a CDS encoding DUF2871 domain-containing protein, translating into MRKILNTAHIYMIIGLVSGLYYRELTKAEDFDGTTQLAVVHTHVLALGMLFFLVVLALEKQFTLTDHRLFGWFFWIYNAGLAVTVAMMTLHGTLTVLGHDGGAAVAGIAGLGHVLLTVGLVLLFVTLGKCLPAASRKA; encoded by the coding sequence ATGCGGAAGATCCTCAACACCGCCCACATCTACATGATCATCGGGCTGGTCAGCGGTCTGTACTACCGCGAACTCACCAAGGCCGAGGACTTCGACGGCACCACCCAGCTCGCCGTCGTGCACACCCATGTGCTGGCGCTCGGCATGCTGTTCTTCCTCGTCGTCCTGGCGCTGGAAAAGCAGTTCACGCTGACCGACCACCGGTTGTTCGGCTGGTTCTTCTGGATCTACAACGCCGGTCTGGCGGTGACCGTCGCCATGATGACCCTGCACGGAACCCTGACGGTGCTCGGGCACGACGGCGGGGCGGCCGTCGCCGGCATCGCCGGTCTGGGCCATGTCCTGCTGACCGTGGGCCTGGTGCTCCTCTTCGTCACCCTGGGCAAGTGCCTGCCGGCCGCCTCCCGGAAGGCCTAG
- a CDS encoding DUF4328 domain-containing protein, giving the protein MNDQIAEPAAQPAASLDPLPVRVSQGLTIGALLLAALAWVVRGVWEIRLAVAGEPASGPPDQGNGVHRPLNGLEDSYHLVTSLGGGVAFLCALLFLAWLWRVRDNARALSGQTPKYAGIWVCFGWIVPIANLWFPRGIVADAYRTTAPGRKLPVSVNVWWGCWLTGMLSGVGIVYRDSTDEIIARAYDEVWPLLLSDAAVVGAAVAGAFAVRAVTAVQLERIARGRGAVTTEAAAGEG; this is encoded by the coding sequence GTGAACGATCAGATAGCCGAGCCCGCCGCCCAGCCCGCTGCGTCCCTCGATCCGCTGCCCGTCCGGGTGTCGCAGGGCCTGACCATCGGGGCCCTGCTGCTCGCGGCACTCGCCTGGGTCGTGCGGGGTGTGTGGGAGATCCGGCTGGCCGTGGCGGGTGAGCCCGCCTCGGGGCCGCCGGACCAGGGGAACGGGGTGCACCGGCCGCTCAACGGGCTGGAGGACTCGTACCACCTCGTCACCTCCCTCGGGGGCGGTGTCGCCTTCCTGTGCGCGCTGCTCTTCCTCGCCTGGCTCTGGCGGGTGCGGGACAACGCGCGTGCGCTGTCGGGGCAGACGCCGAAGTACGCCGGGATCTGGGTCTGCTTCGGCTGGATCGTGCCCATCGCGAACCTGTGGTTCCCGCGGGGGATCGTCGCCGACGCGTACCGGACCACGGCACCCGGGCGGAAGCTGCCCGTCTCGGTCAACGTGTGGTGGGGCTGCTGGCTGACCGGGATGCTCAGCGGGGTCGGGATCGTCTACCGCGACTCCACCGACGAGATCATCGCGCGGGCCTACGACGAGGTGTGGCCGCTGCTCCTGTCCGACGCCGCCGTCGTCGGCGCGGCCGTGGCCGGCGCGTTCGCCGTACGGGCCGTCACCGCCGTACAGCTGGAGCGGATCGCGCGGGGGCGGGGTGCCGTGACCACGGAGGCCGCGGCCGGCGAGGGCTGA
- a CDS encoding LysR family transcriptional regulator, translated as MELRDIETFLTLAEELHFSRTAHRLHVTQARVSQSIKKQERLIGGLLFERTSRAVRLTPLGEQLRRELGAGYRQIMDGVAAARTAARGTGTLTVGTIGPHSWMLSDAVALLRTRLPAVQVRFREIQPPAPLDLLRSGDVDIAVLWLPVEEPDLTVGPVIHTSRTLLMTGASHPYARRDAVRLEDLADCVFVASRSLPAYMEEALNPFRTPSGRPVPRGPQISTWQEALTAVATGQAVASVSGDIADFYPWPNLAFVPIVDAPPARWAPVWRTAAESPLVRSFTQALSDAPPTTGEDCWCALPAPASGADGA; from the coding sequence GTGGAGCTCCGCGACATCGAGACCTTCCTGACTCTCGCCGAGGAGCTGCACTTCAGCCGCACCGCGCACCGGCTTCATGTCACCCAGGCCCGGGTCAGCCAGTCGATCAAGAAGCAGGAGCGGCTGATCGGCGGCCTCCTGTTCGAACGCACCAGCCGTGCGGTGCGGCTCACTCCGCTCGGCGAGCAGCTGCGACGCGAACTCGGCGCCGGCTACCGGCAGATCATGGACGGCGTCGCCGCGGCGAGGACCGCCGCCCGTGGGACCGGCACCCTGACGGTCGGCACCATCGGCCCCCACTCCTGGATGCTGTCCGATGCCGTGGCGCTTCTGCGGACCCGCCTCCCGGCGGTCCAGGTGCGCTTCCGTGAGATCCAGCCGCCCGCCCCGCTGGACCTGCTCCGCTCCGGCGACGTCGACATCGCCGTGCTCTGGCTGCCGGTCGAGGAACCGGACCTCACCGTGGGCCCGGTCATCCACACCTCGCGGACGCTGCTCATGACGGGAGCGTCTCACCCGTACGCCCGGCGGGACGCCGTCCGCCTGGAGGACCTCGCCGACTGCGTGTTCGTGGCCAGTCGCTCGCTGCCCGCCTACATGGAGGAGGCCCTCAACCCCTTCCGCACTCCCTCCGGTCGCCCCGTCCCGCGCGGCCCGCAGATATCCACGTGGCAGGAGGCCCTCACCGCCGTGGCCACCGGGCAGGCCGTCGCCTCGGTGTCGGGCGACATAGCGGACTTCTACCCGTGGCCCAACCTCGCCTTCGTCCCGATCGTCGACGCCCCGCCCGCCCGATGGGCCCCGGTCTGGCGCACGGCCGCGGAGAGCCCGCTCGTCCGCTCCTTCACGCAGGCACTCTCCGACGCGCCGCCGACTACCGGCGAAGACTGCTGGTGCGCGTTGCCGGCGCCGGCCTCGGGTGCCGATGGGGCGTGA